A DNA window from Anastrepha ludens isolate Willacy chromosome 6, idAnaLude1.1, whole genome shotgun sequence contains the following coding sequences:
- the LOC128868579 gene encoding phospholipase D2 isoform X1, whose amino-acid sequence MMSVETEKIDDSRMHELRRHRRSISQLIANIDEFIDRETGLANPALVYDELDYPHLYSQFDGGGSMMMTSHMDSQQTPAFAANATDSIDGESRSYNAEDLDQEDGEEKGTRCVPEFQFSLVESEYDETLAFPDSVTILSNVGEKPVLVQRKDTDDDDDEEEGAGTLSGQPAEIPYTSIYGPSMKFNSFQRKVFVPGTEIQVRIIDNERSVTTHLLNPNLYTIELTHGPFTWTIKRRYKHFNSLHQQLSFFRTSLNIPFPMRSHKEKRATIKKAAIQMADEARLKSMQQTQTQTTVLETSHKVQFTGNGNACSAMAMASTSSSPLGALGIMGKRKKKKRKLPRFPNRPESLIAFESLPMRIKQLEDYLYNLLNISLYRNHHETLNFVEVSNVSFISDLGIKGKEGAILKRTGSTRPGQAGCNFFGCFQQKCCVRCSFFCSDVLYGKWRNRWFFVKETFFGYIRPTDGVIRSVILFDQGFDVSTGIYQTGMRKGLQVLTNSRHIILKCWTRRKCKEWMQYLKQTANSYARDFTYPNPHMSYAPVRSGIQASWHVDGSAYMGAIADALEEAKEEIFIADWWLSPEIYMKRPAIDGDYWRLDKILHRRASQGIKVFVLLYKEVEMALGINSYYSKQRLSHENIKVLRHPDHARAGVFFWAHHEKMVVIDQTYAFIGGLDLCYGRWDDYRHRLSDLGSVSTASASGSTRRLGGYFTKDDADSAFGSQKSSRKENANVSTDLQKREQLNASFAAPEFEEVELRTLSPGEKLVIPELLSPTAGEPVVIEGLKLSTPEMERKNVLEKITTNAMRKGKDLVNRLTMTEQDRAATGDKSPDVLKDPKQLVFTIDEMEQGRLGGLEDPTPFQTQILNDYYGQAKYWFGKDYSNFILKDWMNLDAPLVDIIDRSTTPRMPWHDVGICMIGPSARDVARHFIQRWNAVKLEKMRDNANFPYLMPKSYHNIRLNPNIVLKRQNRVTCQLLRSASSWSCGFIEQDLVEQSIHDAYIQTITKAQHYIYIENQFFITMQLGATGAYGNVRNQIGETLFKRIVRAHKERKTFRVFVIIPLLPGFEGDVGGSTGNAVRAITHWNYASISRGRSAILTRLKEVGISDPGEYISFHSLRTNSQLNNVPITELIYVHSKLLIADDRVVICGSANINDRSMIGKRDSEIAAIISDEEFEDGRMNGKKYPSGVFAGRLRKFLFKEHLGLLDPDADGMPIDVTDPVIDQFWNGMWRRTSTRNTEIYEEVFKCIPSDKVKSYADLRKYQEEPPLCRSDPEVAAKRVANIQGFLVNLPLDFLNKEVLTPPGTSKEGLIPTAVWT is encoded by the exons ACGAATTTATCGATCGCGAGACGGGTCTTGCGAATCCTGCACTTGTCTACGATGAGCTAGACTATCCCCATCTTTATTCCCAATTCGACGGTGGTGGCTCAATGATGATGACCAGCCATATGGATAGCCAACAAACGCCCGCCTTTGCAGCCAACGCCACCGATAGCATCGATGGTGAGAGCAGAAGCTACAATGCCGAGGATTTAGATCAAGaagatggcgaagagaagggcaCACGATGCGTGCCAGAGTTCCAATTCTCACTGGTCGAATCGGAATACGACGAAACGCTGGCGTTTCCCGATTCCGTGACGATATTGTCGAATGTCGGGGAAAAGCCAGTTCTAGTGCAACGAAAGGATACAGACGACGACGATGATGAGGAGGAGGGCGCCGGCACGTTGTCAGGACAGCCGGCGGAAATACCGTACACTTCAATATACGGGCCAAGTATGAAATTTAACTCTTTTCAACGGAAAGTGTTTGTACCCGGTACGGAGATACAGGTGCGGATAATTGACAATGAACGAAGTGTTACGACACACTTATTGAATCCAAACTT ATATACCATCGAACTGACGCATGGCCCCTTCACGTGGACCATTAAACGCCGTTACAAACATTTCAATTCACTGCATCAGCAACTTAGTTTCTTCCGTACCTCACTAAACATTCCCTTTCCGATGCGTAGTCATAAGGAGAAACGCGCAACAATTAAAAAGGCAGCCATACAAATGGCGGACGAGGCGCGCCTCAAGTCAATGCAGCAAACACAGACGCAGACAACGGTTCTTGAGACCAGCCACAAAGTGCAATTTACTGGCAACGGCAATGCGTGCAGTGCGATGGCGATGGCGAGTACCAGCAGTAGTCCTTTGGGAGCGCTGGGTATTATGGGgaaaaggaagaagaaaaaacgAAAGCTACCACGTTTTCCGAATCGGCCCGAGTCGCTTATTGCATTCGAATCCCTGCCTATGCGAATAAAGCAACTGGAGGACTATCTGTACAATTTGCTGAACATCAGTTTGTATAGAAATCATCATGAAACG CTGAACTTCGTTGAAGTATCAAATGTTTCGTTTATCTCTGACCTCGGCATCAAAGGCAAGGAAGGTGCCATACTCAAGCGCACAGGCTCAACACGTCCTGGCCAGGCGGGCTGCAATTTCTTTGGTTGTTTTCAGCAGAAGTGTTGCGTGCGCTGCAGTTTTTTCTGCTCGGATGTGCTTTACGGCAAGTGGCGCAATCGCTGGTTCTTCGTCAAGGAGACTTTCTTTGGCTACATACGTCCCACTGATGGCGTGATTAG ATCTGTGATATTATTCGATCAGGGCTTCGACGTGTCCACTGGCATCTATCAGACGGGCATGCGTAAAGGTCTGCAGGTGCTCACTAACAGCCGTCACATAATACTCAAGTGCTGGACGCGGCGAAAGTGCAAGGAGTGGATGCAATATCTGAAACAGACAGCCAACAGCTATGCCCGCGACTTTACCTACCCCAATCCGCATATGTCGTATGCTCCGGTGCGATCGGGTATACAAGCGAGTTGGCACGTGGATGGGTCCGCGTACATGGGCGCGATAGCGGATGCGCTCGAAGAGGCGAAAGAAGAAATTTTCATAGCCGATTGGTGGTTGAGCCCCGAGATTTATATGAAGCGGCCAGCGATCGATGGCGATTATTGGCGCTTAGATAAGATACTGCACCGGAGAGCG TCGCAGGGTATTAAGGTATTCGTGCTGCTTTACAAAGAGGTCGAAATGGCTTTGGGCATTAATAGTTACTACAGCAAGCAGAGGCTTTCACACGAGAATATCAAG GTTTTGCGACATCCCGACCATGCGCGCGCTGGCGTGTTTTTCTGGGCGCATCACGAAAAAATGGTGGTGATCGATCAGACCTACGCTTTCATCGGTGGCCTGGATCTCTGCTACGGACGTTGGGATGATTATCGCCACCGGCTCAGCGATCTTGGCAGCGTATCAACCGCTTCGGCATCAGGTAGCACGCGTCGACTTGGCGGCTATTTTACAAAAGACGATGCTGACTCTGCCTTTGGCTCTCAAAAATCCTCACGCAAGGAAAATGCCAACGTGAGTACAGACTTGCAGAAAAGAGAACAGCTAAACGCAAGCTTTGCGGCGCCCGAGTTTGAGGAGGTGGAACTGCGTACACTCTCGCCTGGCGAAAAACTCGTAATACCTGAACTGCTTTCACCCACCGCTGGCGAACCAGTCGTCATTGAGGGCTTGAAATTGAGCACACCCGAGATGGAGCGCAAGAATGTATTGGAGAAAATCACAACCAATGCAATGCGCAAGGGTAAAGATCTCGTGAATAGACTAACAATGACAGAACAGGATCGCGCAGCAACGGGTGATAAATCGCCAGATGTGCTCAAGGATCCTAAGCAGCTGGTATTCACCATTGACGAAATGGAGCAAGGGCGTCTGGGCGGACTGGAAGATCCGACGCCTTTCCAAACGCAGATTCTCAACGATTACTACGGCCAAGCGAAGTACTGGTTCGGCAAGGACTATTCGAATTTCATACTCAAAGATTGGATGAATTTGGATGCGCCGCTGGTCGACATTATAGATCGTTCAACAACACCACGTATGCCTTGGCATGACGTGGGCATTTGCATGATTGGTCCGTCGGCGCGTGATGTGGCACGCCATTTCATACAACGCTGGAATGCTGTGAAGTTGGAAAAGATGCGCGACAACGCGAACTTCCCCTACCTAATGCCAAAGAGTTATCACAACATCAGACTGAATCCGAATATTGTCTTGAAACGGCAGAATCGCGTAACTTGCCAATTGCTGCGCAGCGCTTCCTCTTGGAGTTGCGGCTTCATCGAACAAGATTTGGTGGAGCAAAGCATACATGACGCCTACATACAGACCATAACGAAGGCGCAGCACTACATCTACATCGAGAATCAGTTCTTCATCACGATGCAGTTGGGCGCGACGGGCGCTTATGGAAATGTGCGCAATCAAATAGGCGAGACGTTGTTCAAGCGCATTGTGCGAGCACACAA GGAGCGGAAAACTTTTCGTGTTTTTGTGATCATACCTCTACTGCCCGGTTTCGAGGGTGACGTTGGCGGCAGCACCGGCAATGCGGTACGCGCAATCACGCACTGGAATTATGCATCGATTTCAAG AGGACGCTCTGCGATACTCACACGCCTCAAGGAGGTCGGCATAAGCGATCCCGGCGAATACATCTCCTTCCATAGTCTGCGCACAAATTCACAATTGAATAATGTTCCCATTACCGAACTCATTTATGTGCACTCAAAGCTGCTCATCGCCGATGATCGTGTGGTAATTTGTGGCTCGGCGAATATCAATGACCGCTCGATGATCGGCAAACGTGATTCGGAAATTGCTGCCATCATTAGCGATGAAGAGTTTGAGGATGGGCGCATGAATGGCAAAAAGTATCCGAGTGGCGTGTTCGCCGGCAGACTGCGCAAATTTCTATTCAAGGAACATTTGGGCTTGCTCGATCCCGATGCCGATGGCATGCCAATCGATGTAACCGATCCGGTGATCGATCAGTTCTGGAATGGCATGTGGCGGCGCACATCGACGCGCAACACCGAGATTTACGAAGAGGTATTCAAGTGTATACCCAGCGATAAGGTGAAATCGTACGCGGATTTGCGCAAATATCAGGAAGAGCCGCCATTGTGCAGATCGGACCCGGAGGTGGCGGCGAAGCGTGTGGCAAATATTCAG GGATTCCTAGTCAATCTGCCATTGGACTTCCTAAACAAAGAAGTGCTAACACCGCCTGGCACCAGTAAGGAGGGTCTCATCCCTACCGCCGTGTGGACGTAG
- the LOC128868579 gene encoding phospholipase D2 isoform X3 translates to MQYEFIDRETGLANPALVYDELDYPHLYSQFDGGGSMMMTSHMDSQQTPAFAANATDSIDGESRSYNAEDLDQEDGEEKGTRCVPEFQFSLVESEYDETLAFPDSVTILSNVGEKPVLVQRKDTDDDDDEEEGAGTLSGQPAEIPYTSIYGPSMKFNSFQRKVFVPGTEIQVRIIDNERSVTTHLLNPNLYTIELTHGPFTWTIKRRYKHFNSLHQQLSFFRTSLNIPFPMRSHKEKRATIKKAAIQMADEARLKSMQQTQTQTTVLETSHKVQFTGNGNACSAMAMASTSSSPLGALGIMGKRKKKKRKLPRFPNRPESLIAFESLPMRIKQLEDYLYNLLNISLYRNHHETLNFVEVSNVSFISDLGIKGKEGAILKRTGSTRPGQAGCNFFGCFQQKCCVRCSFFCSDVLYGKWRNRWFFVKETFFGYIRPTDGVIRSVILFDQGFDVSTGIYQTGMRKGLQVLTNSRHIILKCWTRRKCKEWMQYLKQTANSYARDFTYPNPHMSYAPVRSGIQASWHVDGSAYMGAIADALEEAKEEIFIADWWLSPEIYMKRPAIDGDYWRLDKILHRRASQGIKVFVLLYKEVEMALGINSYYSKQRLSHENIKVLRHPDHARAGVFFWAHHEKMVVIDQTYAFIGGLDLCYGRWDDYRHRLSDLGSVSTASASGSTRRLGGYFTKDDADSAFGSQKSSRKENANVSTDLQKREQLNASFAAPEFEEVELRTLSPGEKLVIPELLSPTAGEPVVIEGLKLSTPEMERKNVLEKITTNAMRKGKDLVNRLTMTEQDRAATGDKSPDVLKDPKQLVFTIDEMEQGRLGGLEDPTPFQTQILNDYYGQAKYWFGKDYSNFILKDWMNLDAPLVDIIDRSTTPRMPWHDVGICMIGPSARDVARHFIQRWNAVKLEKMRDNANFPYLMPKSYHNIRLNPNIVLKRQNRVTCQLLRSASSWSCGFIEQDLVEQSIHDAYIQTITKAQHYIYIENQFFITMQLGATGAYGNVRNQIGETLFKRIVRAHKERKTFRVFVIIPLLPGFEGDVGGSTGNAVRAITHWNYASISRGRSAILTRLKEVGISDPGEYISFHSLRTNSQLNNVPITELIYVHSKLLIADDRVVICGSANINDRSMIGKRDSEIAAIISDEEFEDGRMNGKKYPSGVFAGRLRKFLFKEHLGLLDPDADGMPIDVTDPVIDQFWNGMWRRTSTRNTEIYEEVFKCIPSDKVKSYADLRKYQEEPPLCRSDPEVAAKRVANIQGFLVNLPLDFLNKEVLTPPGTSKEGLIPTAVWT, encoded by the exons ACGAATTTATCGATCGCGAGACGGGTCTTGCGAATCCTGCACTTGTCTACGATGAGCTAGACTATCCCCATCTTTATTCCCAATTCGACGGTGGTGGCTCAATGATGATGACCAGCCATATGGATAGCCAACAAACGCCCGCCTTTGCAGCCAACGCCACCGATAGCATCGATGGTGAGAGCAGAAGCTACAATGCCGAGGATTTAGATCAAGaagatggcgaagagaagggcaCACGATGCGTGCCAGAGTTCCAATTCTCACTGGTCGAATCGGAATACGACGAAACGCTGGCGTTTCCCGATTCCGTGACGATATTGTCGAATGTCGGGGAAAAGCCAGTTCTAGTGCAACGAAAGGATACAGACGACGACGATGATGAGGAGGAGGGCGCCGGCACGTTGTCAGGACAGCCGGCGGAAATACCGTACACTTCAATATACGGGCCAAGTATGAAATTTAACTCTTTTCAACGGAAAGTGTTTGTACCCGGTACGGAGATACAGGTGCGGATAATTGACAATGAACGAAGTGTTACGACACACTTATTGAATCCAAACTT ATATACCATCGAACTGACGCATGGCCCCTTCACGTGGACCATTAAACGCCGTTACAAACATTTCAATTCACTGCATCAGCAACTTAGTTTCTTCCGTACCTCACTAAACATTCCCTTTCCGATGCGTAGTCATAAGGAGAAACGCGCAACAATTAAAAAGGCAGCCATACAAATGGCGGACGAGGCGCGCCTCAAGTCAATGCAGCAAACACAGACGCAGACAACGGTTCTTGAGACCAGCCACAAAGTGCAATTTACTGGCAACGGCAATGCGTGCAGTGCGATGGCGATGGCGAGTACCAGCAGTAGTCCTTTGGGAGCGCTGGGTATTATGGGgaaaaggaagaagaaaaaacgAAAGCTACCACGTTTTCCGAATCGGCCCGAGTCGCTTATTGCATTCGAATCCCTGCCTATGCGAATAAAGCAACTGGAGGACTATCTGTACAATTTGCTGAACATCAGTTTGTATAGAAATCATCATGAAACG CTGAACTTCGTTGAAGTATCAAATGTTTCGTTTATCTCTGACCTCGGCATCAAAGGCAAGGAAGGTGCCATACTCAAGCGCACAGGCTCAACACGTCCTGGCCAGGCGGGCTGCAATTTCTTTGGTTGTTTTCAGCAGAAGTGTTGCGTGCGCTGCAGTTTTTTCTGCTCGGATGTGCTTTACGGCAAGTGGCGCAATCGCTGGTTCTTCGTCAAGGAGACTTTCTTTGGCTACATACGTCCCACTGATGGCGTGATTAG ATCTGTGATATTATTCGATCAGGGCTTCGACGTGTCCACTGGCATCTATCAGACGGGCATGCGTAAAGGTCTGCAGGTGCTCACTAACAGCCGTCACATAATACTCAAGTGCTGGACGCGGCGAAAGTGCAAGGAGTGGATGCAATATCTGAAACAGACAGCCAACAGCTATGCCCGCGACTTTACCTACCCCAATCCGCATATGTCGTATGCTCCGGTGCGATCGGGTATACAAGCGAGTTGGCACGTGGATGGGTCCGCGTACATGGGCGCGATAGCGGATGCGCTCGAAGAGGCGAAAGAAGAAATTTTCATAGCCGATTGGTGGTTGAGCCCCGAGATTTATATGAAGCGGCCAGCGATCGATGGCGATTATTGGCGCTTAGATAAGATACTGCACCGGAGAGCG TCGCAGGGTATTAAGGTATTCGTGCTGCTTTACAAAGAGGTCGAAATGGCTTTGGGCATTAATAGTTACTACAGCAAGCAGAGGCTTTCACACGAGAATATCAAG GTTTTGCGACATCCCGACCATGCGCGCGCTGGCGTGTTTTTCTGGGCGCATCACGAAAAAATGGTGGTGATCGATCAGACCTACGCTTTCATCGGTGGCCTGGATCTCTGCTACGGACGTTGGGATGATTATCGCCACCGGCTCAGCGATCTTGGCAGCGTATCAACCGCTTCGGCATCAGGTAGCACGCGTCGACTTGGCGGCTATTTTACAAAAGACGATGCTGACTCTGCCTTTGGCTCTCAAAAATCCTCACGCAAGGAAAATGCCAACGTGAGTACAGACTTGCAGAAAAGAGAACAGCTAAACGCAAGCTTTGCGGCGCCCGAGTTTGAGGAGGTGGAACTGCGTACACTCTCGCCTGGCGAAAAACTCGTAATACCTGAACTGCTTTCACCCACCGCTGGCGAACCAGTCGTCATTGAGGGCTTGAAATTGAGCACACCCGAGATGGAGCGCAAGAATGTATTGGAGAAAATCACAACCAATGCAATGCGCAAGGGTAAAGATCTCGTGAATAGACTAACAATGACAGAACAGGATCGCGCAGCAACGGGTGATAAATCGCCAGATGTGCTCAAGGATCCTAAGCAGCTGGTATTCACCATTGACGAAATGGAGCAAGGGCGTCTGGGCGGACTGGAAGATCCGACGCCTTTCCAAACGCAGATTCTCAACGATTACTACGGCCAAGCGAAGTACTGGTTCGGCAAGGACTATTCGAATTTCATACTCAAAGATTGGATGAATTTGGATGCGCCGCTGGTCGACATTATAGATCGTTCAACAACACCACGTATGCCTTGGCATGACGTGGGCATTTGCATGATTGGTCCGTCGGCGCGTGATGTGGCACGCCATTTCATACAACGCTGGAATGCTGTGAAGTTGGAAAAGATGCGCGACAACGCGAACTTCCCCTACCTAATGCCAAAGAGTTATCACAACATCAGACTGAATCCGAATATTGTCTTGAAACGGCAGAATCGCGTAACTTGCCAATTGCTGCGCAGCGCTTCCTCTTGGAGTTGCGGCTTCATCGAACAAGATTTGGTGGAGCAAAGCATACATGACGCCTACATACAGACCATAACGAAGGCGCAGCACTACATCTACATCGAGAATCAGTTCTTCATCACGATGCAGTTGGGCGCGACGGGCGCTTATGGAAATGTGCGCAATCAAATAGGCGAGACGTTGTTCAAGCGCATTGTGCGAGCACACAA GGAGCGGAAAACTTTTCGTGTTTTTGTGATCATACCTCTACTGCCCGGTTTCGAGGGTGACGTTGGCGGCAGCACCGGCAATGCGGTACGCGCAATCACGCACTGGAATTATGCATCGATTTCAAG AGGACGCTCTGCGATACTCACACGCCTCAAGGAGGTCGGCATAAGCGATCCCGGCGAATACATCTCCTTCCATAGTCTGCGCACAAATTCACAATTGAATAATGTTCCCATTACCGAACTCATTTATGTGCACTCAAAGCTGCTCATCGCCGATGATCGTGTGGTAATTTGTGGCTCGGCGAATATCAATGACCGCTCGATGATCGGCAAACGTGATTCGGAAATTGCTGCCATCATTAGCGATGAAGAGTTTGAGGATGGGCGCATGAATGGCAAAAAGTATCCGAGTGGCGTGTTCGCCGGCAGACTGCGCAAATTTCTATTCAAGGAACATTTGGGCTTGCTCGATCCCGATGCCGATGGCATGCCAATCGATGTAACCGATCCGGTGATCGATCAGTTCTGGAATGGCATGTGGCGGCGCACATCGACGCGCAACACCGAGATTTACGAAGAGGTATTCAAGTGTATACCCAGCGATAAGGTGAAATCGTACGCGGATTTGCGCAAATATCAGGAAGAGCCGCCATTGTGCAGATCGGACCCGGAGGTGGCGGCGAAGCGTGTGGCAAATATTCAG GGATTCCTAGTCAATCTGCCATTGGACTTCCTAAACAAAGAAGTGCTAACACCGCCTGGCACCAGTAAGGAGGGTCTCATCCCTACCGCCGTGTGGACGTAG